The following proteins come from a genomic window of Pseudochaenichthys georgianus chromosome 17, fPseGeo1.2, whole genome shotgun sequence:
- the LOC117462511 gene encoding SLAM family member 9-like isoform X1 has protein sequence MKSLVTILMYLLLCEPKGISAGTPVFVLKGEDVLLNVTKAVVLVKFDLFSWKFNKSNIMRFISKDKQVSANYTGRLEFPVNNYSVKLKNLQEADSGVYTAVLERDSTEELVKYNVTVQDRASLPLLTVDSVSRSSPSCSFTVTCSSQDSHINSTFSCDNNTCSQEGGERTEGIPDTFLQVHQSSGSIICNHSNRVSWTNTTKRIKDVCHQQDDPPPQSPVPIIFGVCFPILIITGAVLWCLRTRRTSKRVIIENTVYDTAQFVAPARTQDPTDDEDSALPLSSTYACVGPHTGPAAATETRNTAQLESVYAQVRNTTPGP, from the exons GGATCAGTGCTGGGACTCCTGTGTTTGTGCTGAAGGGAGAGGATGTGCTTCTGAATGTCACCAAAGCTGTTGTTCTTGTAAAATTTGATTTATTTTCCTGGAAATTCAATAAAAGTAACATAATGAGATTCATTTCTAAGGACAAACAAGTCTCTGCTAATTACACTGGAAGGCTCGAGTTTCCTGTGAACAATTACTCTGTGAAGTTGAAGAATCTCCAAGAGGCAGACAGTGGAGTTTATACTGCTGTGTTGGAAAGGGATTCAACAGAAGAATTAGTAAAATATAACGTCACAGTTCAAG ATCGAgcgtctctccctctcctcacaGTGGACTCTGTCTCCAGAAGCTCTCCCTCCTGTAGCTTCACTGTGACCTGCAGCTCACAGGACTCTCACATCAACAGCACTTTCTCATGTGACAACAACACCTGCAGTCAGGAGGGAGGAGAGCGGACAGAGGGGATCCCTGATACTTTTCTCCAGGTCCACCAATCAAGTGGCTCGATCATCTGTAACCATAGCAACCGTGTCAGCTGGACCAACACCACCAAAAGAATCAAAGATGTCTGCCACCAGCAAGATG ATCCTCCCCCACAAAGCCCTGTTCCCATCATTTTTGGAGTATGCTTCCCAATTCTCATCATCACTGGTGCAGTACTTTGGTGTCTTCGAACAAGAAGAACAA GCAAAAGGGTGATTATTGAGAATACAGTTTATGATACTGCTCAG TTCGTAGCTCCAGCCCGGACTCAGGATCCAACAGATGATGAAGATTCAGCTCTGCCTCTGTCCTCCACCTACGCTTGTGTTGGTCCTCACACTGGACCCGCAGCAGCCACTGAGACTAGAAACACAGCTCAGCTAGAGAGTGTGTACGCTCAGGTGAGAAATACCACACCAGGTCCTTGA
- the LOC117462511 gene encoding SLAM family member 7-like isoform X2: MKSLVTILMYLLLCEPKGISAGTPVFVLKGEDVLLNVTKAVVLVKFDLFSWKFNKSNIMRFISKDKQVSANYTGRLEFPVNNYSVKLKNLQEADSGVYTAVLERDSTEELVKYNVTVQDRASLPLLTVDSVSRSSPSCSFTVTCSSQDSHINSTFSCDNNTCSQEGGERTEGIPDTFLQVHQSSGSIICNHSNRVSWTNTTKRIKDVCHQQDDPPPQSPVPIIFGVCFPILIITGAVLWCLRTRRTSKRVIIENTVYDTAQPLTKAL, from the exons GGATCAGTGCTGGGACTCCTGTGTTTGTGCTGAAGGGAGAGGATGTGCTTCTGAATGTCACCAAAGCTGTTGTTCTTGTAAAATTTGATTTATTTTCCTGGAAATTCAATAAAAGTAACATAATGAGATTCATTTCTAAGGACAAACAAGTCTCTGCTAATTACACTGGAAGGCTCGAGTTTCCTGTGAACAATTACTCTGTGAAGTTGAAGAATCTCCAAGAGGCAGACAGTGGAGTTTATACTGCTGTGTTGGAAAGGGATTCAACAGAAGAATTAGTAAAATATAACGTCACAGTTCAAG ATCGAgcgtctctccctctcctcacaGTGGACTCTGTCTCCAGAAGCTCTCCCTCCTGTAGCTTCACTGTGACCTGCAGCTCACAGGACTCTCACATCAACAGCACTTTCTCATGTGACAACAACACCTGCAGTCAGGAGGGAGGAGAGCGGACAGAGGGGATCCCTGATACTTTTCTCCAGGTCCACCAATCAAGTGGCTCGATCATCTGTAACCATAGCAACCGTGTCAGCTGGACCAACACCACCAAAAGAATCAAAGATGTCTGCCACCAGCAAGATG ATCCTCCCCCACAAAGCCCTGTTCCCATCATTTTTGGAGTATGCTTCCCAATTCTCATCATCACTGGTGCAGTACTTTGGTGTCTTCGAACAAGAAGAACAA GCAAAAGGGTGATTATTGAGAATACAGTTTATGATACTGCTCAG CCGTTAACCAAAGCTCTGTGA
- the LOC117462511 gene encoding SLAM family member 7-like isoform X3, with translation MKSLVTILMYLLLCEPKGISAGTPVFVLKGEDVLLNVTKAVVLVKFDLFSWKFNKSNIMRFISKDKQVSANYTGRLEFPVNNYSVKLKNLQEADSGVYTAVLERDSTEELVKYNVTVQDRASLPLLTVDSVSRSSPSCSFTVTCSSQDSHINSTFSCDNNTCSQEGGERTEGIPDTFLQVHQSSGSIICNHSNRVSWTNTTKRIKDVCHQQDDPPPQSPVPIIFGVCFPILIITGAVLWCLRTRRTIRSSSPDSGSNR, from the exons GGATCAGTGCTGGGACTCCTGTGTTTGTGCTGAAGGGAGAGGATGTGCTTCTGAATGTCACCAAAGCTGTTGTTCTTGTAAAATTTGATTTATTTTCCTGGAAATTCAATAAAAGTAACATAATGAGATTCATTTCTAAGGACAAACAAGTCTCTGCTAATTACACTGGAAGGCTCGAGTTTCCTGTGAACAATTACTCTGTGAAGTTGAAGAATCTCCAAGAGGCAGACAGTGGAGTTTATACTGCTGTGTTGGAAAGGGATTCAACAGAAGAATTAGTAAAATATAACGTCACAGTTCAAG ATCGAgcgtctctccctctcctcacaGTGGACTCTGTCTCCAGAAGCTCTCCCTCCTGTAGCTTCACTGTGACCTGCAGCTCACAGGACTCTCACATCAACAGCACTTTCTCATGTGACAACAACACCTGCAGTCAGGAGGGAGGAGAGCGGACAGAGGGGATCCCTGATACTTTTCTCCAGGTCCACCAATCAAGTGGCTCGATCATCTGTAACCATAGCAACCGTGTCAGCTGGACCAACACCACCAAAAGAATCAAAGATGTCTGCCACCAGCAAGATG ATCCTCCCCCACAAAGCCCTGTTCCCATCATTTTTGGAGTATGCTTCCCAATTCTCATCATCACTGGTGCAGTACTTTGGTGTCTTCGAACAAGAAGAACAA TTCGTAGCTCCAGCCCGGACTCAGGATCCAACAGATGA